The stretch of DNA TCGGCTGAATATATGAGCACCGGGCTTAAAATATTCCAAAGAAGCTTACCAGCACGGTCATCCGCATAAACAAGCGCTTTCATTTTGTTTGCGGTACCCTTCTCCTGTTTGCTTAATTCTGTCGCAGCGGTGCTAAGCTTTTTACGTGGTCCGTATTCTAATGTTTGTGGGTCAAGCTCGAGGATTTCTTTGCCTTGTTTCAAAAAGAAACCTTGACCAGATTTGCTGCCTAGCCAGCCCTTATTAAGCATTTCTTTTATAAATGCAGGTATCTCAAAGGCTTCTCTTTCTTTCCCATCTACTAGCTCATATACGTTATTGGCAACATGAACAAATGTATCAAGACCGACAACATCTAATGTTCTAAATGTAGCGCTTTTCGGCCTGCCGATTAGCGGACCAGTGACTGAATCGACTTCACCGACACTATAACCGCCTTTTTGCATTTCCTGAACTGTCACTAATAAGCCGTAAGTACCAATTCGATTTGCAATAAAGTTTGGGGTATCCTTCGCTTCAACAACCCCTTTTCCTAAAACATCCTCGCCAAATTGCTTCATAAAGGCTAAAACTTCAGCATCTGTATTTTTTGTTGGAATCACTTCTAAAAGCTTTAAATAGCGAGGAGGATTAAAAAAGTGTGTGCCAAGAAAATGTTTTTTGAAATCTTCAGAGCGTCCTTCCGCCATCACTTCAACAGAAATACCGGAAGTGTTTGAGCTTACGACGCTACCTTGCTTACGGTATTGATCTACTTTTTCAAAAACCTGCTTTTTAATATTGAGATTCTCTACGACAACCTCAATCACCCAATCAACATCCTTAAGCCGCTCCATATCATCATCAAAATTACCAGCTTCAATTAACGCAAGATTCTTTTTAGAAGTAAGTGGAGCAGGCTTTTGCTTTAACAGCTTTTGTCTGCCGGCTTCACTAATGCGGTTACGAACTGCCTTATCGTCAAGAGTTAATCCTTTTGCCTTTTCTTCATCCGTTAATTCTCGAGGTACAATATCTAACAACAAAGTAGGAATACCAATATTCGCTAAGTGAGCGGCGATACCTGAGCCCATTACACCAGAACCAAGAACGGCAGCTTTTTTTATTTGTTGGATCAACTTTATTTCCTCCTTTTTCACCTTTGAATGAATACTCATTCATTTTTTTATCAAAAAAAATTCCCTGAATGAGTCTTGTTATCTATAACTATAAAATATTTAAAAAATTTACGCAATAATTTTCATCCTAAATATTAGAAAATTTTTAATTAACGGACATTACTCTTCAGTCTTTCTAATGAAAATATGAAGAATGGGCAATCTACTACTGGAGGTGAAGATACTATGGCAAGAAGAAAGAAGGAACCTTCTAAAGCTGGGGTTAGTGCAGCAAGTGTAAAGGGCAATGCTGGTCCTACTGTAGAAGCTGACGGTGGCGGGAAAGTGAACAGCCAAAATAATCAATTTAAAAAAAGTTAATATTTGCAAATTTCATTTTGAAACTCAGTCTCTTTTAGCAATTCCTTGGAAGAGGAGTTTATCTCCCCTGTTGATTTCCGCTGCAGGCACTCGCCTGCAGCGGAAATCAACAACAAATTAGCATTATCAACACTGAGCTTTAATACAGCCAATAAAGATGAAGAAAGCCGTTTTCTATTTAGTGAACGGCTTGAATTAGTTTTTAAATTGACATAAAGTGAAACTTCCATCAGAGGGGGGGTTCTTTCATCCCCCCACTGATGGTTAGTTGCGGCCCACAGGAAGTGGGTCACGCAGACGTTGCCACACGATGTGGCGCTTTTAGTCTGTGTTCATTTTATGGGCATTTACGGGCAGTTAATTCACCACTTAGGTTTCTTTGATTCTCTCGCAAACTTGAAGTAGGGGTCTTACTGCCCGTTAATCTGCGATAAGCTAAGTAACTGAAATAATCCATCAAACTTCAATTTTCCACTCCCCATTTCTATTACAGATATGTGGACAGGTCGAGCAGTTTTTATTGCTTTTCGTTAAATAGGCAAAGCAGCAGGTATTCCTTTGTCTAATTTCTTTTTTAACTCTTTCATTATAGGTTTTTTCTTTATAAAATCGCTTAAGCGGATTTTCGTGATAATCACCAAATAGCTTACCTTCAGCTTGCAAAACAATAAATTGAAAATCTTCTTTTGCACGTTCAAGCAGCTCGTCTTCTATTTCTGCCTGAAAAAAATACGTCTCATATAACCAATAAATATATATTGCAATATTCTCCCATAAAATAAGCTTAGAAATCCTTGTTACCTTTGCCACACAAGTAATGATTGGATACACGTGCTCTTTAAATAAAGCCTCAATGCAATTTTTTCTCCACAAATCTCTATTAGGTCCTGCCGATACCGACTCTAAACGAGAAAAATAAAAACGTGGAAGCCATACTTCAGCTTGAACATCTGTCTCAATGGATATATCTTCAAACGAAATGGAAAGCATTTCATCCCTGCTGGTCATTGTATATAGATACAAAACTGCTAAAAAAGCATATCTTTTTATAAATATAGAGCCTGCTGCCTTATAATTCTCAGCTTCAATATGACTTCCTAGTATATCTAAATATTCCTTCATCCTATTCTCATCTAGCAAATTTATTACTTGAAGGGAAAGGGGAGATTCATTTTTTTCAGTTGTTAGCCGCATTTCCTTTAGTTCCTGAACGAGAGACTTTGAAAAACTAACCAATAAACACTTCCCCTTTCTTTAAAATACACCTGCCCTTTCCATAAGGAATACAAAGAGGTGTACCAAAAAGAGGGTCAGTCGTTACTTGACAATCCATGTCAAAAACATTTTTCACAAGACTGCAATTCATGACATGTTCAGGTTTCCCTTGTGCAAATATCTTTTTATCCTTAATTGCTACAATATTATGCGCATAGCGGCATGCTAAATTTAGATCATGAAGCACCATCACAATCGTTCTTTTCTCGATTTCATTTAA from Cytobacillus dafuensis encodes:
- a CDS encoding YuzL family protein, whose amino-acid sequence is MARRKKEPSKAGVSAASVKGNAGPTVEADGGGKVNSQNNQFKKS
- a CDS encoding IucA/IucC family C-terminal-domain containing protein; amino-acid sequence: MVSFSKSLVQELKEMRLTTEKNESPLSLQVINLLDENRMKEYLDILGSHIEAENYKAAGSIFIKRYAFLAVLYLYTMTSRDEMLSISFEDISIETDVQAEVWLPRFYFSRLESVSAGPNRDLWRKNCIEALFKEHVYPIITCVAKVTRISKLILWENIAIYIYWLYETYFFQAEIEDELLERAKEDFQFIVLQAEGKLFGDYHENPLKRFYKEKTYNERVKKEIRQRNTCCFAYLTKSNKNCSTCPHICNRNGEWKIEV